The proteins below come from a single Parageobacillus thermoglucosidasius genomic window:
- the metC gene encoding cystathionine beta-lyase has protein sequence MEQRVSFQTKLLHNKWKTDPQTGAVSVPIQHASTFHQFDFDTFGKYDYSRSGNPTREALEETIAALEGGVRGFAFSSGMAAISTAFLLLSKGDHVLVTEDVYGGTYRMITEVLSRFGIEYTFVDMTDLHEVASHIRPNTKVIYVETPSNPLLKVTDIRGIVKLAKANGCLTFLDNTFMTPALQRPLDLGVDVVLHSATKFLAGHSDVVAGLAVVKDEELAKQLYKLQNAFGAVLGVQDAWLVLRGLKTLHVRLKQSSESAFAIARYLASHPKVEEVFYPGLTHHPGHSVQRYQASGFGAVLSFRLADEEAARTFVKHVRIPVFAVSLGAVESILSYPAKMSHAAMPKEERERRGITDGLLRLSVGLEATDDLIADFEQALSHVKETPAVSAR, from the coding sequence ATGGAACAACGCGTCTCTTTTCAAACGAAACTGCTCCATAACAAATGGAAAACGGACCCGCAAACGGGGGCAGTCAGCGTGCCGATCCAGCACGCTTCCACGTTCCATCAATTTGATTTTGACACATTCGGCAAATATGATTATAGCCGCTCGGGCAATCCGACGCGTGAAGCGCTGGAAGAAACGATCGCAGCGTTAGAAGGCGGGGTGCGCGGCTTTGCCTTCTCATCCGGAATGGCGGCGATTTCCACCGCTTTTCTCCTTCTGTCCAAAGGGGATCATGTGCTCGTGACGGAAGACGTTTATGGCGGCACGTACCGCATGATTACCGAAGTATTGAGCCGTTTTGGCATTGAATATACGTTTGTCGATATGACCGATTTGCATGAAGTGGCGTCCCATATCCGCCCGAACACCAAAGTCATTTACGTCGAAACGCCATCGAATCCGCTTTTAAAAGTGACGGATATTCGCGGCATCGTTAAGCTGGCAAAAGCAAACGGATGTTTAACGTTTTTAGATAATACGTTTATGACTCCCGCGCTGCAGCGCCCGCTTGATCTCGGTGTCGATGTCGTTCTCCACAGTGCGACGAAATTTTTGGCAGGGCATAGCGACGTCGTTGCCGGCCTTGCTGTTGTCAAAGACGAGGAGCTTGCGAAACAGCTGTACAAATTGCAAAACGCTTTTGGGGCGGTGCTGGGCGTGCAAGATGCATGGCTCGTGCTGCGCGGGCTGAAAACCCTGCACGTCCGCCTCAAGCAGTCGTCGGAATCCGCGTTCGCTATCGCCCGCTATTTAGCCAGCCATCCGAAAGTGGAAGAAGTGTTTTACCCGGGACTCACGCACCATCCCGGCCATTCGGTCCAGCGCTATCAAGCCTCCGGATTTGGCGCGGTGCTGTCGTTCCGCCTTGCCGATGAAGAAGCGGCCCGGACGTTTGTGAAACATGTCCGCATCCCGGTATTTGCCGTCAGCTTAGGTGCGGTCGAATCGATTTTATCATATCCTGCCAAAATGTCGCATGCGGCAATGCCAAAGGAAGAACGGGAGCGGCGCGGCATCACGGACGGCCTGCTGCGCCTCAGCGTCGGGCTTGAAGCCACGGACGATTTAATCGCCGATTTCGAGCAAGCCTTATCCCATGTCAAAGAAACACCGGCCGTTTCTGCCCGTTAA
- a CDS encoding site-specific integrase — MDGKYNLILAHENGQPYHPRSVQRWWERFIERHNLKYINIHALRHTSATILINQGVHAKIISERLGHSDIKTTMNIYGHAMKQADKLATEKLESVLKRSAKKSI; from the coding sequence ATGGATGGAAAATATAATCTCATTTTGGCACACGAAAACGGGCAACCCTATCACCCACGATCCGTCCAAAGATGGTGGGAGCGTTTTATCGAACGACACAATCTGAAATATATCAATATCCATGCACTCCGGCATACGTCAGCCACCATTCTGATTAACCAGGGGGTTCATGCAAAAATTATTTCGGAACGTTTGGGCCACAGTGACATAAAAACAACCATGAATATTTATGGACATGCTATGAAACAGGCTGACAAACTGGCAACAGAAAAATTGGAAAGTGTACTAAAAAGATCAGCAAAAAAATCAATATGA
- a CDS encoding site-specific integrase, with protein MAKGHVRPRGNNKWQLEIDLGSYVDPKTGKKKRNRKYKTIIAKGQRQAERELAKFVAEVTGDGYFEPEKINFVDFVQNEWIPKCAKKRLAPTTFENYMECVRNRILPAFQYLRMDQIKPKHIIDFLDNLEENGMRMDGKGGKLSSSRIYYHYRILNNIFNFAQEIQIIKENPVKMVKKPKVEYKETEVYTDEEVAHLLECLESETQVPHWQIIIKLAIITGMRRSELCGLEFKHFDYENRIVHVRQALTYTKENGYEIHEIRKGNRTARQREIHIPLSLAAEIKKLELQRKKRAISIIKTSLDGWKI; from the coding sequence ATGGCAAAGGGGCATGTTAGACCAAGAGGAAATAATAAATGGCAATTAGAAATAGATTTAGGCAGCTATGTGGACCCAAAAACCGGGAAGAAAAAACGAAATCGCAAATATAAAACAATTATCGCAAAAGGACAACGACAAGCAGAGCGAGAACTTGCTAAATTTGTTGCTGAGGTAACCGGAGATGGATACTTTGAACCGGAGAAAATCAATTTTGTTGATTTTGTACAAAACGAATGGATCCCAAAATGCGCTAAAAAACGTTTGGCCCCGACAACTTTTGAAAATTACATGGAATGTGTTAGAAATCGAATATTACCTGCTTTCCAATATTTAAGAATGGACCAGATAAAACCAAAACATATCATAGATTTTTTGGATAACCTTGAGGAAAACGGTATGAGAATGGACGGCAAAGGAGGAAAATTGTCCAGTTCTCGAATTTACTATCATTACCGAATATTAAATAACATTTTTAACTTTGCACAAGAAATTCAAATCATTAAAGAAAATCCTGTGAAAATGGTTAAAAAGCCAAAGGTAGAGTACAAAGAAACAGAGGTATATACGGATGAGGAGGTAGCTCATCTTTTGGAATGTTTGGAATCTGAAACACAAGTACCACACTGGCAGATCATCATTAAACTCGCGATCATAACTGGGATGCGACGATCCGAATTGTGCGGTCTGGAATTCAAGCATTTTGACTATGAAAACAGGATCGTACATGTTAGGCAGGCTTTGACATATACAAAAGAAAACGGATATGAGATCCACGAAATACGGAAGGGAAACCGAACGGCACGGCAAAGAGAGATCCATATCCCCCTCTCGTTGGCGGCTGAAATCAAAAAGTTGGAACTGCAAAGAAAAAAAAGAGCGATTAGCATCATCAAAACCTCTTTGGATGGATGGAAAATATAA
- a CDS encoding XtrA/YqaO family protein, which yields MSKRAQELPIDINNMTVSHPVVPGKVLVLVIDGVQGKAKVAEAVEHGYTIIETAKGKTARIKYEESELF from the coding sequence GTGAGCAAAAGAGCGCAAGAATTGCCAATCGATATCAATAACATGACCGTTTCCCATCCTGTTGTTCCGGGAAAAGTGCTCGTGCTTGTCATCGATGGTGTGCAAGGAAAAGCAAAAGTAGCGGAAGCAGTGGAGCATGGCTATACGATCATCGAGACGGCGAAAGGGAAAACAGCCCGAATCAAATATGAGGAAAGCGAGTTGTTTTGA
- a CDS encoding YmaF family protein, whose product MEIPVSGYLVHSDDSDSYHSHSLYITTWDSRPVHVHRFSGVTSYDVGHSHRYVGETEPAPSGVPHTHRYFTFTSFDDGHRHEIRGVTGPAIPLPGGGHYHEFSGVTTISGRIPHSHRYRGRTSG is encoded by the coding sequence ATGGAGATACCTGTTAGTGGTTATTTGGTTCATTCTGATGATTCAGACTCATATCACTCACACAGCTTATATATTACTACTTGGGATAGCAGGCCTGTACATGTTCACCGGTTCTCTGGGGTTACTTCTTATGACGTAGGTCATAGCCATAGATATGTTGGAGAGACAGAGCCTGCGCCAAGTGGTGTTCCACATACACACCGTTATTTTACATTTACCTCCTTCGATGATGGGCATAGACATGAGATAAGGGGCGTTACCGGACCGGCTATTCCACTTCCTGGAGGGGGACATTATCACGAATTCTCTGGAGTTACAACAATCAGCGGACGAATTCCTCACTCGCATCGATACAGGGGAAGAACAAGTGGATGA